The following coding sequences lie in one Silene latifolia isolate original U9 population chromosome 5, ASM4854445v1, whole genome shotgun sequence genomic window:
- the LOC141655021 gene encoding uncharacterized protein LOC141655021 — translation MAHSLGSVGFFSTYRPPLPLDVFSLSSVPSLLDLEAHLTDGKSYNYNGQVIPPAALKLMLKRPMLASFATGADVDSGRLSGLIVVSERTTGLETLYIVLRLGIINRPVFFSFAEVYGTYSEARMEDIGVFAGEYLVYVTTKDPAPARRQPWTAVYKTHLETGETQRLTPQGVADISPAVSPNGTKIAVASFEGKNGGWQGEIENLMTNIFVFNINDSSKRTMIILNGGWPSWGSDNVIFFHRKLDDTTGNYWAVFRADLSNPSSIVVSQVTPNQIKAITPSAIDEHTVVVGTIRKSSTFADRRLDADQYRHVEIFDSTGKKNPVAITKRIKPMSDHFNPFIIRQNNGSPRIGYHRGVITLLDPTVVTSQKLMNLQSPIDNLGLFRVSGVFPTFSKNGTKLAFVDNEFLAVWVADLDGPLRVVYRADQANSVFAPIWSQDPEKDILYFCNGPSFKAGGEVDIMAIYNASGLFPSAPVPIVKDGLNNTFPCTNPDGTRLVYRSTRGGGTELYKNLYIREEGHLAKGDDEVVITRLTEGAWTDTQCEWSPNGKWIVFSSTRDKPANAPPLDNGLDPGYFAVYLLAVDNPAVVIRVIQSGPDLAGHVNHPFFSPDGKSIVVAADLAAVSCDPVSLPLFNHSVRPYGDIFTVDIDPEDIQKNQDIQIFNRLTHSKFENSTCTWTVYSTEAPGGLWNLILSLPHLLKCPFAYPDGSEGWQMTGHLCFPSRQC, via the exons ATGGCACATAGCCTAGGAAGTGTAGGGTTCTTCTCAACCTACCGTCCACCGCTACCTCTCGACGTATTCTCCCTCTCCAGTGTGCCATCTCTACTTGACCTGGAGGCTCACCTGACCGATGGTAAGTCATACAACTACAACGGTCAGGTGATCCCACCCGCTGCCCTAAAACTCATGCTGAAGCGTCCAATGTTGGCCTCGTTTGCAACTGGGGCCGATGTGGACTCAGGTAGGCTTTCGGGACTTATTGTGGTGTCCGAAAGGACTACTGGGCTAGAAACACTTTACATTGTGCTTCGTCTAGGGATCATCAATAGGCCCGTATTCTTCAGCTTTGCTGAAGTTTATGGGACTTATAGCGAGGCACGCATGGAAGATATCGGTGTTTTTGCTGGTGAATATCTTGTGTATGTCACCACTAAGGATCCTGCTCCAGCTCGTCGACAACCATGGACTGCTGTTTATAAGACTCATCTCGAAACTGGGGAAACCCAACGCCTTACTCCTCAAG GCGTAGCAGATATTAGCCCTGCAGTATCACCAAATGGAACAAAGATAGCAGTGGCATCATTTGAAGGGAAAAATGGTGGATGGCAAGGCGAAATCGAAAACCTCATGACTAACATATTTGTGTTTAATATCAATGACTCAAGCAAACGTACCATGATCATACTGAATGGTGGCTGGCCGTCCTGGGGAAGCGACAATGTCATCTTCTTCCACCGTAAGCTTGATGACACTACTGGCAACTACTGGGCCGTGTTTCGTGCTGACCTTAGCAACCCTTCCTCAATTGTTGTTTCTCAGGTGACACCAAATCAAATTAAGGCAATCACTCCGTCTGCCATTGACGAGCACACGGTTGTAGTAG GTACTATACGCAAGAGCTCAACGTTTGCGGATAGACGCCTAGATGCTGACCAGTATCGACACGTGGAAATCTTTGATTCGACCGGAAAAAAAAATCCTGTAGCAATTACCAAAAGGATCAAACCAATGTCTGATCACTTTAATCCATTTATCATACGCCAAAACAATGGTAGCCCACGTATTGGATATCATCGTGGCGTTATCACCTTGTTG GATCCAACGGTGGTAACGAGTCAAAAGCTTATGAATCTGCAGTCTCCAATTGACAATTTAGGATTGTTTAGGGTTTCGGGTGTGTTTCCAACATTCTCCAAAAATGGCACCAAGCTTGCTTTTGTCGATAACGAGTTCCTCGCTGTGTGGGTTGCTGATCTCGACGGTCCATTACGTGTTGTCTATCGG GCGGATCAGGCGAACAGCGTGTTTGCGCCAATTTGGAGCCAAGATCCGGAAAAGGACATACTGTATTTCTGCAATGGGCCTTCATTTAAGGCCGGCGGTGAGGTGGATATTATGGCTATTTACAATGCATCCGGTCTCTTCCCTAGTGCACCTGTTCCAATTGTCAAGGATGGCCTTAACAATACCTTCCCTTGTACCAATCCAGACG GAACAAGACTTGTTTACCGATCCACAAGAGGTGGAGGGACGGAATTATATAAAAACCTCTACATAAGAGAAGAAGGCCACCTCGCAAAGGGAGACGATGAAGTCGTTATAACAAGGCTCACAGAAGGAGCTTGGACCGACACACAATGCGAATGGTCACCAAATGGTAAATGGATCGTATTCTCATCAACCCGCGACAAGCCTGCTAATGCTCCACCACTCGACAATGGTCTCGACCCAGGATACTTCGCTGTCTATCTACTGGCAGTTGACAACCCGGCTGTTGTCATACGAGTAATCCAAAGCGGGCCTGATCTAGCTGGTCATGTTAACCACCCGTTCTTTAGCCCAGACGGGAAAAGCATTGTGGTGGCCGCAGACCTTGCGGCCGTGTCATGTGATCCGGTCTCGCTGCCTCTGTTTAATCACTCTGTTAGGCCTTATGGAGACATTTTTACGGTCGATATTGACCCAGAGGACATCCAGAAGAACCAAGACATACAAATATTTAATCGGTTGACACATAGTAAGTTTGAAAATTCGACATGTACTTGGACCGTTTACTCGACTGAAGCTCCTGGTGGATTATGGAACCTTATTTTAAGCCTGCCTCATTTACTTAAGTGTCCTTTCGCGTACCCCGATGGTAGCGAAGGCTGGCAGATGACCGGTCATCTTTGCTTCCCGAGCAGGCAGTGTTAG
- the LOC141655022 gene encoding uncharacterized protein LOC141655022, translating to MAKSLGSVGFFSTYRPPLPLDLFSLAAGPTLLDLEVHLTDGNSYNYNGQVIPPAALKLMLKRPMLASFAREADVDSGMLSGLLVVSERNDGLETLYIVLRLAGLISRPVFFSFAEVYGTYSEARLEDSGVFAGEYLVYVTTKDPAPVRRQPWTAVYKTHLVTGETQRLTPQGIADISPAVSPNGTKIAVASFEGKTGGYQGEIENLMTNIFVFNINDPSNRTMIIPNGGWPSWGSDNVIFFHRKLDDTTGNYWAVFRADVSNPSSIVISQVTPNKIKAITPSAIDEHTVVVGTIRKSSTFADRRLDADQYRHVEIFDSTGIKNPVAITKRSKPMSDHFNPFVIRQKNSSMRIGYHRGVISLLDPTVVQSQKLKNLKSPIDDLGLFRVSGAFPTFSKDGSKLAFVDNEFLAVWVADINGPLRIVYQAEKANSVFAPIWSQDPEKDILYFCKGPSFTANSEVDIMAIHNPSSLLPSAPVPIIKDGFNNTFPCTNPDGTRLVYRSTRGGGTELYKNLYIRDEAHLEKEDNEIVITRLTEGAWTDTQCEWSPNGKWIVFSSTRDKPANAPVSDNGLDPGYFAVYLVAVDNPSIVVRVIQSGPNIAGHVNHPFFSPDGNSIVVAADLAAVSCDPVSLPLFNHSVRPYGDIFTVDIDPDDIEKNKDIQPFNRLTHSKFENSTCTWTVYSGDAPGGSWNLVLNLPHILKCPFAYPDGSEGWQMTGHLIFPDRLC from the exons atggcaaaaagcctAGGAAGTGTAGGGTTCTTCTCAACCTACCGTCCACCACTACCACTCGACTTATTCTCTCTCGCCGCAGGGCCCACTCTACTTGACCTCGAGGTTCACCTGACCGATGGTAATTCATATAACTACAACGGTCAGGTGATCCCACCCGCTGCCCTAAAACTCATGCTGAAGCGTCCAATGTTGGCCTCATTTGCGAGAGAGGCCGATGTGGACTCAGGCATGCTCTCGGGACTTCTTGTGGTGTCTGAAAGGAACGATGGCCTAGAAACACTTTACATAGTGCTTCGTCTAGCAGGGCTTATCAGTAGGCCCGTATTCTTCAGCTTTGCTGAAGTTTATGGGACGTATAGCGAGGCACGTCTGGAAGATAGTGGTGTTTTTGCTGGTGAATATCTTGTGTATGTCACTACTAAGGATCCTGCTCCAGTTCGTCGACAACCATGGACTGCTGTTTATAAGACTCATCTCGTCACTGGGGAAACCCAGCGCCTTACTCCACAAG GCATAGCAGATATAAGCCCGGCAGTATCACCTAATGGAACAAAGATAGCAGTGGCATCATTTGAAGGGAAAACTGGTGGATATCAAGGCGAAATCGAAAATCTCATGACCAACATATTTGTGTTTAATATCAATGACCCAAGCAACCGTACCATGATCATACCAAATGGTGGCTGGCCGTCCTGGGGAAGCGACAATGTCATCTTCTTCCACCGTAAGCTTGATGACACTACTGGCAACTACTGGGCCGTGTTTCGTGCTGATGTTAGCAATCCTTCCTCAATTGTTATATCTCAGGTGACGCCAAATAAAATTAAGGCCATCACTCCATCTGCCATCGACGAGCATACTGTTGTAGTAG GTACTATTCGCAAGAGCTCAACGTTTGCGGATAGACGTCTAGATGCTGACCAGTATCGACACGTGGAAATCTTTGATTCGACTGGGATAAAAAATCCTGTTGCAATTACCAAAAGGAGTAAACCAATGTCTGATCACTTTAATCCATTTGTCATACGCCAAAAAAATAGTAGCATGCGAATTGGATATCATCGTGGCGTTATCAGCTTATTG GACCCAACGGTGGTACAGAGTCAAAAGCTTAAGAATCTGAAGTCTCCAATTGATGATTTAGGGTTGTTTAGGGTTTCGGGTGCGTTTCCGACGTTCTCTAAAGACGGTTCCAAGCTTGCTTTTGTCGACAACGAGTTCCTCGCTGTGTGGGTTGCTGATATCAATGGCCCGCTACGTATTGTCTATCAG GCGGAGAAGGCGAACAGTGTGTTCGCTCCAATTTGGAGCCAAGATCCGGAAAAGGACATACTGTATTTCTGCAAGGGGCCTTCATTTACGGCCAACAGTGAGGTCGATATCATGGCTATTCATAATCCATCCTCTCTATTACCGAGTGCACCTGTTCCTATTATCAAGGATGGCTTTAACAATACCTTCCCTTGTACCAACCCGGATG GAACAAGACTTGTGTACCGATCCACGAGAGGTGGAGGGACGGAATTATACAAAAACCTCTATATAAGAGACGAAGCCCACCTAGAAAAAGAAGACAACGAAATCGTTATAACCCGACTCACGGAAGGAGCTTGGACCGACACACAGTGCGAATGGTCACCAAATGGTAAATGGATAGTATTCTCATCAACTCGCGACAAGCCTGCTAATGCTCCAGTATCAGACAATGGTCTCGACCCAGGATACTTCGCGGTCTATCTAGTCGCAGTCGACAACCCATCTATTGTCGTACGAGTAATCCAAAGTGGGCCCAATATCGCTGGGCACGTTAACCACCCGTTTTTCAGCCCAGACGGGAATAGCATTGTGGTCGCCGCAGACCTTGCTGCCGTGTCATGTGATCCGGTCTCGCTTCCTCTGTTTAATCACTCTGTTAGGCCTTATGGAGACATTTTTACAGTCGATATTGACCCAGACGACATCGAGAAGAACAAAGACATTCAACCATTTAATCGGTTGACACATAGTAAGTTCGAAAATTCGACATGTACTTGGACTGTTTACTCGGGTGATGCTCCTGGTGGATCATGGAACCTTGTTCTAAACCTGCCTCATATACTTAAGTGTCCTTTCGCGTACCCCGATGGTAGCGAAGGCTGGCAGATGACCGGTCATCTTATCTTCCCGGATAGGCTGTGttaa